A region of the Terriglobales bacterium genome:
CACTCGAACTGAACTCGGTCGGCTGTGCTCATGACCGCGCGCGCTACAACGAAGCGCTGCGCTCGGCGCTCGCCGGCGTCAAAGACAAGCTTTGCTCCGACTGCCAGCGCCGCGCCCTCACCAACCCGCTGCGCGTCTTTGACTGCAAGGTGCCCGCCGATCAACCGATCATCGCTACGCTGCCCCGCATCGCCGACTATCTTGACGAACCGTGCCGCCGGCACTTCGCGGAAGTGCAAAACATCCTGAAAGCGGTCGGCGTGCCCTTCGTCCTCAACGACCGGCTCGTGCGCGGCCTCGACTACTACACCCGCACCGCCTTCGAGTTCACCCACGGCGCGCTCGGCGCGCAGAACGCCATCCTCGGCGGCGGGCGCTACGACGGTCTCTCCGAAGCCCTCGGCGGCCCGGCTGCGCCCGGCATCGGCTTCGCCATCGGCGAAGACCGCCTGGTGCTCACGCTGCAGGAACAGACTTTGAAAGACGAGCGGACCGCTGCCGCGCACCCGCCCGACGTCTACATCGCGCCGCTCGGCGCCGGCATGGGCACCGAGGCCGCCCGTCTCGCCCGCGAACTTCGCCGCCACGACCTGGTCGTCGAACTCGGCGACGCGACCTTCCGCCTGAAGAAGTCCCTCGAAACCGCCAGCAAGCTCGGCGCGCGCTACGCATTGATCGTCGGCGAAAACGAGGTCAAGTCCGGCGAGTTCGCGCTCAAGAACCTGGCCAGCGGCGAGCAAACGACCATCGCGCGCGGCGAATTGCCAGTCCGAATCCAGCGATAGCTTGGTTTGTTTTCAATTCGGCAATTCCGCGGTTCGGCAATCCCGCTCCGTTGCTACAATCCTCGTTTACCCAAACTGACCCGAGAGGCCCCTTGGAACTGGACTTCCTCGCCGACACCCAGCGCACTCACATGTGCGGCGCGTTGCGCCCTTCCGATGCCGGCGCCCGTGTGACGCTCATGGGATGGGTGCATCGCCG
Encoded here:
- the hisS gene encoding histidine--tRNA ligase — translated: MTDNQRPMTRSIKSIRGTRDLLPPDTELWNFVETAARDVFRAYNFHEVRTPIIEDVQLFQRSVGEETDIVAKEMFAWEDRARADSEKGQMLALRPENTAGVVRAYIEHKLWERPGVQKLYYIGPQFRRERPQKGRYRQFFQIGAEVIGPPAAGSESPARDAEVLEMLATLLDRLGITGWTLELNSVGCAHDRARYNEALRSALAGVKDKLCSDCQRRALTNPLRVFDCKVPADQPIIATLPRIADYLDEPCRRHFAEVQNILKAVGVPFVLNDRLVRGLDYYTRTAFEFTHGALGAQNAILGGGRYDGLSEALGGPAAPGIGFAIGEDRLVLTLQEQTLKDERTAAAHPPDVYIAPLGAGMGTEAARLARELRRHDLVVELGDATFRLKKSLETASKLGARYALIVGENEVKSGEFALKNLASGEQTTIARGELPVRIQR